One Candidatus Poribacteria bacterium genomic window, GAACATATTACCCCTTCTATGAGGTTATGTCAAACATTATTGCGTAAGTCCTATAAAAAACAGGTTAAGGAAAGAAAACGCGCTCCGTTGCCACCAGTGTGCAATTTTTTGCTCACGTTGCCGGTTTATCTCTGAAGATTCAACAGAGACAGGGCACCAGTTCTCAATACCCTTTTCAAATTCTTCTCTCGTAATCTCCACGAACCAATTGTTATACTTGTTTTCACAAAACTCCCAATTCCGGGGATCCGTGCCGACAGCGAGCACCCCATATCGCGTATTAGTTGTACTCATATAACTTTTTAATTGCGCGCGCGCCCGAGAGCGTAGTACTGGCAGGGGCCACTTTTTACACTCCGCAATCGCGACAAAGTATCCCTTTTCATCCTTAATCGACTGGTGCAAGACAATGTCCGCGATGCCACCCTTCGTGCCAAAATAAACTTCACACTGCTGCGATACAGAAAACTGGGGAAATCGGTCAGTGAAATAAGTCTTGACTTCCTGCTCGACAAGTGCTTCACTCATAGAGATTCGGACTCCCGCAATGCTTTCCAGACGGCTTTGATGATGATCATTGAGGCATCGTCGGGATGGTCGACACCGAGAGATTTCACGAGTGCGTTATCGTGCCAAAGGTTGTACTTGTTTCGGATACCCTTGCCCCAACCGGGATGAAGGGCAATGAGATCGTCCTTAGCGGTATTCCTGAAAGTTGCTTTAAGGGACTCACTCATATCTTCAATAAAATCCGCTACGATCTCTTGAAGGGTTATTGGGGTGGTTGTGTTCATAAGATTCTCCTAATGGACTTACTCCAGCAACGCTTGATACCGTCGGGCCCCCGCGTCGCTGCCCTTAATAATCTTGTAAGACATATCACTTGCATTTGCTCTTTGTTCCGCCGCTGATGCCTTTGCCTTGACTATGTCGTCATCAATCTTATTATCACCTTTCACTTCTACAATCACCCACGAGTCGTCGTCCTTTTGCATCAGGAAGTCGGGGTAATATCGTCTGACAGCATAGGAATCCGGATCGATATATTGGATATAGAAGTCGGATTGCCCGTGTGTCAGCATGCCGGTGAAATAGACTTCCTTCACTTTTCCTTCGGTCAATAGAGACCAGAATAATTGGTGTTCCGGCTTGGAGTCGAAGGCATAGGTGTCGAGATGGAAGCTTTTGTGTTTGTAATTTGGCACTTCGGGCGCGTCGTCTTTGACTACCAAATCTGGATTTGCTCGGACTGTGTAGTATCCTTCTTCTGGTTCTTTGACGAGTTCGATTTCTTCGGGTTCGTGGGTTTCATCTTCCTTCAGCTCATATAGCGCGTGGAAAAGGCGGGGAATAATCTCGTCATAGAGGAGTTGGTTGAACTTGTTGACATTCCGTAGAATCTCCGCCATCCCTTCTTGTGTGTTCGTCAGGATATTCTCTATTTCTAAGGGTGAATGATTCAGGTAGCGGGCGATCTCTGCACACAGCGTCAACTGACTGAATTCGCGTTTTTCCCTGTATGCGGTTACATCTTCTGTTAAAACCGCCTGTGCCGCGGAGAGACCTTCGCGTCGCTCGTATTCGATACGATATTTCTCTGTGTCTGCCTGATCGAGTTCTAAACAGAGCCCGTCTTGCGGGGGCTTCTCTACCAGTTGATACATTCTTCGGATACGTTGGAGTTTCACTTTTACCGGCGGCGTATTGACCCGCACTTTGTAATCGCGTTTCTCTACACCGGTATTGCGGACCTCCTCAAGACTGACACGGAAATTCTGCTGCAATTCATCATCCAGAATTTGTGTATTTTCGTCTGAGAGGTAGATGTGTCCTATCTGCTGTCCCTCGCCAATCTGACGTAAACATCGCATACTCGCTTGTAAGACAAAGATTTTCGATCTCGGCTTGCGATAAAGCCCGACACCGAACAGCGAGCGACAGTTCCATCCCTCTTTCCCTTTATTCACCAACAGGATAAACTGTTTCTCGGATCTGGCGGTATCCAAGTTGATGAATTCACGCAGTTCATCGTTAGAAGTCAACCTGGGATCACCGACATTGACGAGGATGCGAGAGGTTGGGACACCGAGATCGTCCAATACGGATTCGACGGCAGGGCGGAGCTCGTTCTGCAATTCGCTGATGGTGGCGGCAAAGAGGGCGAGTTTCGGTAGCATGCCTTCGTGACGCTGCTCGCCATGGTTCTCCCAGAAATGCTTAACAACGAGTTTGACAAACTCCGCGCTTCGCGGGTTGGTGTAACTATGGAGCATCACTCTCTTGAGAAACGCTTTATCGATCGCTTCTTTCAATTCATAGCCGTAGACGACTTCAGGAAGCACCTGCTGCCCGACGTAAGGGGTCCCTGTAAAGTTGTAACAGGCACAGACACGGGTTCCGGCGCGTTTCAAACTCGCTGCCAATTCATCAATCGTAAGCCGGAGACTGGTCCTTGATGTTTGAACCCCCATATCTCTTGCCAGTTTACTGCCGAAGGCGTGGTGTGCTTCATCAACGAAAATACCGAGTTGCTCAAGTCGCGTCAACTTTTGGAAACGCTGGTTGGTCGTCAACTCGTTCTCATCCTCAGGTGTGTCAAAGTCATAGAGGTCGGCGGCTTCATCGTAGACGCTTCCCGGTTCATAGGTCGGTTGTCCGCTCTGAAACAGACGCTCACTCGCACTTCTCTCGGTATGCTGCTTTTTGAGGATAATCTTCTGGGTGTTGGAGATGATGACGTTAAACAGCGAACGATCCATCGTTGAAAGTGCAGTTCCGGCTTCATCAAGGAAGTGGAACCGGATATGACTTGATAAGAAACTGACGTACTCAGACGGCACGACACGCCCCATATCAAAGGTCTGAATCTCTTTGAGTGACTGTAGAACCGTTTTATCCGGAGCGAATACCAATGCATTATGGCAATACTTTTCATCTTTCGGAAACTTGTTGGCGAGCAGGAATTCATAGAAAATACAGGTCGCCATGAGAATCGTTTTACCGGTTCCCATCGGGAGCGCGAAGATGTAGTTTGGGTAACTGCGCACTCCGGATTGGCGGATATAATTGAATACTTGCCGATACTGCCCCTCATCCAGGTCACCAAACAACCCAAGTTGCTCGACACCAAGATTCGACCGGGCTTCAAACCCGTTTTGCTGTTCGTGCCAGTCGGTGAATATCTCGTGAACGTACCGATTGTCCAGATATTCCTTGAGGAAAACATACATCTCTAACGCCTCAAACTGCGGCTGCCGCAAAAACGCCCCCGACGCTGGATCGTTGAAATCCAGGAATTTCTTGGACAGGTCCCGGAAATGGTTGCGAATCCGACCGCGATTTTCAGCATAAAAGATCCGTAGATACGTGAAGAAAGCGAAATCAAGGTTAATCCGGTTTCGTGTTGCTCGTGCCATCTTTGTTCCTCCTATTCCACTATCATTTCTAAAGATTCCGATAACAGATCTGTGATTTTCACTCGGATCGTGCCGGCATCCGTTGGTATCGGATAAGTGCCTTCAACGAATGTATCGCCATCCGACAGATCAACCACCGACGGGTTCATTACAGCACCGTCGTAGTTGAAGTCAATCTTTACAGATTCAACCAGTTTACGCCAATCCTCAACATTCTCTTTCATCAAACTCAACTTCTGGAGCAGGTTCATCGGATAAAAACGCTCTATGACCAGTTCCCCACTGCTGCGGACGATCTCTGCTGCGGACTCGCGTCTGAACTCTAAATTGGATTTGTCGCGCAGGATGTCTGTCACTTCTATGTCAAGATCAAACGCGACTTCGTTTTGCAGAGCAGCGGCAAGGTCAGGTTCATGTCCCATACAGACCAGCAGCAACTTTTCAACTGGACGTGTGGGGTGTTCCTCTTGCCGACGCTGAAATGCCTTATTGTCAAAACCAAAGATGAGGTCATTGAGGTCCGCACGGGTCGCGATACGATCTATTGGCATAATCTTGACCATGCGACCATCTTTTTCACCATCGTAAATGCCACCGGTGAGGAGTGGTTGAATCTCTAACGCCTCTATGAGCAGTGCTTTTGCCTCAACGGGATTTCGGAACACATCATAGTCGTTGACGTTATAGACTTCAAAACCAATGTAAAAGGGTTGGGGCCATTCTGGGTCTAACTCCCCCTGATCCGTGTTTTCCCGAATCTCTGCCGCCAGACCCAGGAGACGCTTTGTGGTGGTTTCCACCGCTCCGAGGTTGATGTCCGCTCCAATGAAGCGGCGACCCAACTTCATCGCAACCGCTTGCGTAGTACCACTTCCCATGAAGCAGTCGAAGACAATATCGCCGGGATTGGATGAGGCTTTGATGATGCGTTCGAGCAAGGCTTCGGGTTTTTGGGTAGGGTAGTTGATTCTCTCCTTGGCCGTTGGAATTTGCTGAAACGACATAATATCACTCCAGACATCACCTACAGACTTTCCTTTTTGAATCACTTCATCTAAATATCTCCTTCTACCCCTGCCATCAAAGTACCGTCTCCCATCCTCATCAATTTTGTTAAATCGAGACAGATATTTCTCATCGTGTTTCGTATATTGTTTATTAAAGATAAAATTGGTCGAGTTTTTGGAATAATAGAAGAGAGATTCATGCCCACGAATCCAATTCTGAGCAACGCTTTTATAGCCGCTAAGAACGGTTATGTCCCAAATAATTTCCCGCTGAAAATTTGCTTTTCCAAATACTTCATCCAAAATTAATCGTATATAGCTATTCATCCGCCAGTCACAGTGCACGTAGATAGACCCATCATCCGCCAACAACTCCTTCATCAAAATCAGCCGCTCATACATGAATTGCAGGTACTCGTCATTCGTCCAGATGTCCGTGTACTGCTTTTCCTCGAAGGCGGTGTGGTCGTTTTCTACTTTTTTGCCCCTCAATTCTATCTTCTTCTTGTAGTCTGCTTTGGAGTCAAAAGGCGGGTCAATGTAAATCAGGTTAATTTTGCCACGATACGTCTTGAGCAGATGGCCCATCACCTGTAGGTTATCGCCCCAATAGATCTTGTTTCGCCAGTCGTCCATTTCCTCGTCGTATGTTTCTTTCAACTGCGCAGGGTAATATTGTGTGGACTGGAAAGGTCGTTTGCCCTTCCAATTGAGCATCGGATAACCCTGAATAGGCTCAAATTCATAGGTCCCATCGGTCTGTGTTGCCAAAAGATACCTCCTTCTGTTTAACAGACCGATTGCCTATCTTCATCTGAGGGGTTATTCCACTGTCACCTCCAAAGATTCCGACAACAGATCTGTGATTTTCACCCGAATTGTGCCTACATCTGCGGGGATCGGGTACGTCCCCTTGACGAATTCATCATCCTCCGGTAGATCGACCTCTGACGGATTCAACACTTTACCGTCGTAGTTAAAGTCGACTTTCACGGACTCGACTAACTCTCGCCAATCTTCAACGTTCTCCTGCATCAGGCTCAACTTCTGGAGCAGGTTCATCGGGTAGAACTGCTCTATGATTAACTGACCATCGCGACGGACGATCTTCGCTTCGGACTCGCGCTTGAACTCTAAATTGGACTTGTCGCGCAGAATGTCCATCACTTCTATGTCAAGTTTATAAGATACTTCGTTTTGCAGGGCAGCAGCGAGATCGGGTTCATGCCCCATACAGACCAGCAGCAACTTTTCAACTGGACGTGTGGGATGTTGCTCCTGCTGTCTCTGAAATACCCTATAGTCAAATCCAGTAATCAGTTCGTTGAGATCTGCACGGGTGGCGATGCGATCGACCGGCATGATCTTGACCATGCGACCATCTTTTTCACCGTCATAAGTGCTACCAGAAGGAAACTTCTGAATCTCCAGAGCTTCAATGAGAAGATCCTTCGCCTCAACCGGGTTACGAAATACATCATAGTGATTGACGTTATAGACCTCAAAACCTGTGTAGACAAGAGGCTGCCCCCCCCCCACTTTCCAAACGATAAGTATTATCTTCCTGGATATCCGTGGCGAGACGTGCAAGGCGTTTTGTGGTGGTTTCCACTGCTCCGAGGTTGATATCTGCTCCGATGAAACGGCGACCGAGTTTCATCGCAACCGCTTGTGTGGTGCCGCTACCCATAAAGCAATCGAAGACGAGATCCCCAGGATTCGATGAGGCTTTGATGATACGATCAAGTAGGGCTTCGGGTTTCTGGGTGGGGAATTTTTGCCGCTCTTTGGCTTTTCTGCTGATAATTCCAATTTCAAATAAGTCTGAGGGCAGTTGACCTTTTGGGTGTGCGTACCATTTTTTCCCTGAGGAATCC contains:
- a CDS encoding type I restriction enzyme HsdR N-terminal domain-containing protein yields the protein MSEALVEQEVKTYFTDRFPQFSVSQQCEVYFGTKGGIADIVLHQSIKDEKGYFVAIAECKKWPLPVLRSRARAQLKSYMSTTNTRYGVLAVGTDPRNWEFCENKYNNWFVEITREEFEKGIENWCPVSVESSEINRQREQKIAHWWQRSAFSFLNLFFIGLTQ
- a CDS encoding DEAD/DEAH box helicase family protein, which translates into the protein MARATRNRINLDFAFFTYLRIFYAENRGRIRNHFRDLSKKFLDFNDPASGAFLRQPQFEALEMYVFLKEYLDNRYVHEIFTDWHEQQNGFEARSNLGVEQLGLFGDLDEGQYRQVFNYIRQSGVRSYPNYIFALPMGTGKTILMATCIFYEFLLANKFPKDEKYCHNALVFAPDKTVLQSLKEIQTFDMGRVVPSEYVSFLSSHIRFHFLDEAGTALSTMDRSLFNVIISNTQKIILKKQHTERSASERLFQSGQPTYEPGSVYDEAADLYDFDTPEDENELTTNQRFQKLTRLEQLGIFVDEAHHAFGSKLARDMGVQTSRTSLRLTIDELAASLKRAGTRVCACYNFTGTPYVGQQVLPEVVYGYELKEAIDKAFLKRVMLHSYTNPRSAEFVKLVVKHFWENHGEQRHEGMLPKLALFAATISELQNELRPAVESVLDDLGVPTSRILVNVGDPRLTSNDELREFINLDTARSEKQFILLVNKGKEGWNCRSLFGVGLYRKPRSKIFVLQASMRCLRQIGEGQQIGHIYLSDENTQILDDELQQNFRVSLEEVRNTGVEKRDYKVRVNTPPVKVKLQRIRRMYQLVEKPPQDGLCLELDQADTEKYRIEYERREGLSAAQAVLTEDVTAYREKREFSQLTLCAEIARYLNHSPLEIENILTNTQEGMAEILRNVNKFNQLLYDEIIPRLFHALYELKEDETHEPEEIELVKEPEEGYYTVRANPDLVVKDDAPEVPNYKHKSFHLDTYAFDSKPEHQLFWSLLTEGKVKEVYFTGMLTHGQSDFYIQYIDPDSYAVRRYYPDFLMQKDDDSWVIVEVKGDNKIDDDIVKAKASAAEQRANASDMSYKIIKGSDAGARRYQALLE
- a CDS encoding site-specific DNA-methyltransferase yields the protein MLNWKGKRPFQSTQYYPAQLKETYDEEMDDWRNKIYWGDNLQVMGHLLKTYRGKINLIYIDPPFDSKADYKKKIELRGKKVENDHTAFEEKQYTDIWTNDEYLQFMYERLILMKELLADDGSIYVHCDWRMNSYIRLILDEVFGKANFQREIIWDITVLSGYKSVAQNWIRGHESLFYYSKNSTNFIFNKQYTKHDEKYLSRFNKIDEDGRRYFDGRGRRRYLDEVIQKGKSVGDVWSDIMSFQQIPTAKERINYPTQKPEALLERIIKASSNPGDIVFDCFMGSGTTQAVAMKLGRRFIGADINLGAVETTTKRLLGLAAEIRENTDQGELDPEWPQPFYIGFEVYNVNDYDVFRNPVEAKALLIEALEIQPLLTGGIYDGEKDGRMVKIMPIDRIATRADLNDLIFGFDNKAFQRRQEEHPTRPVEKLLLVCMGHEPDLAAALQNEVAFDLDIEVTDILRDKSNLEFRRESAAEIVRSSGELVIERFYPMNLLQKLSLMKENVEDWRKLVESVKIDFNYDGAVMNPSVVDLSDGDTFVEGTYPIPTDAGTIRVKITDLLSESLEMIVE